One Gopherus evgoodei ecotype Sinaloan lineage chromosome 1, rGopEvg1_v1.p, whole genome shotgun sequence genomic window, CAACAAAATACAAGTAACAGAACTGCTGAGGACTCCTCTCCCTCTATTCTGATATATTTAAGCTACTACAAATAACAATCCCCAGTACCACCCTCCTTCCATTTTCCATTCCATAATCTTTTCTACCTCTTCTCTCACTGTCCTAACACTATACACTAATCAGTTGAGACTCAGACACCATATCTTTCTTTTCCCCATAATGATTTCAGATGTTAAGTATTATATTATGTGCTATAGCCTGCAAAAATCAAGGCCATTTCAAAGTTTGTGTGACAGATACCATGGATGATAAAGtatcagattctgatttcagcaCAGTACACTCGGTGCTACTATCTGGTACCATTAATGGAGCAGGAACGTCATAGAAATGTTTCTTTGTTGTCTCCAGGGTACCCAATACTGATTAATTCTTTTGTTGCCATTCACTGTACAGGGGTTTGCTACCAGCAGACTGGCATGCCAGTGTAAACCATCACAAGCAATACAGGAAACCCGTGTAAGGTCATGGAAGAAGGAGCCCATATTTGCCACTTTGAGAAACCACAGATAATGCAGGACTCAATCAGGTGTCTCATTCTAGACAACAAACAGGGCCAAGCACCCAACAAATGTGGACACACTGGGTTCAGGATCAAACAGTAGCATACTTAGTTACAAACAGTATACCCATCCTTGGATCCAACAGATTCATACGGATTATGGGAGCACTAACAGATCCAGTGCCAAAGCAAAACTAGCTTGCCCTTCCTATGAAATGCCATTGCTTCAGGCTCCAACACCAGCACAAATTCCATAGTGTTTTGTGCCAGTTGTGTAGCCTGTGCCATCACTACATGACTGGCAAGCCAGTTCAATTATGTACTGTAACGGTTTGATCCATGAGTAAACACTTATTTTATCACAGaaaattttttcagttaattagTCGCACATCATTTCATCCAGTACTAATCTGACTGTATACAGTGCTGCTAATTCTCATAAAAGCACTCAATGCTGCCGTGCAGGTTCTCCCTCATTTTATTTTCAACAGCAGAATGTGAATTGTTCAATCAACATATTCTCAAAATGTATATTGTAGTTACTTTCCTACCTTTAAGTGTTATCTGTGCCAACCATCACCAGAATCTTTTGGTCTTCTGTTCTGAAGCAGTAAAATGGGATGTCTTCTAACATATCTACCTTTATGAGAACTGTTGCTCTCCACACTTAAATACTAAAGTGACAGGTGCCTCATAAAATGCCTGAAATAGATTAGATAGATTAGACTAGAAAGATCTCAAAAGGATATTGAATATTTTGTCAAGGGCACAAAGAGATCATCCCACAACTATCAGAATTGGTCAGGCTCTGCGAACTCTGAGAATCCCATTTCCATTGCCATTTTTTGGTAGCATTTTTGGTTTTAGGTGTGTTAGTGAGAGAAGATCAAAAAAAGACATACACAGAGTTCATGTAGCAAATTATTACATCTCTTAGCACGCCACCTATGGGTCAGTTCCAGTTCAGCTGTTTGTATACATGCAATGAACACCACCtagtctctctcctcccaccttttGCTTTTCCTTTATTCCTTTCATTCCCACAGGGTTCAACTAACAATTATCCTATTATTGGAAAGTATGTAAGTATAGTTGGTGTGGtacatttatttgttttacacaCTTCTTTAGGTGGTAACAATCTAGAAAAAGCATTAAAATACTTAAGATGTTTTGGATGTGATAACACAAAATGGTATGTGATACATTTTTCTCAAGTTTTTCTGGGAGTAATTTATCTCCCATACAAGTCATATTCTGACCACCAGAGTGTAGTTTTATGCATGATCTCAACAGCTGACCCtccaaaaatcacaagattgtAATACTTAGCTTTAAGACAATTTCAGTAGACATTATGTAATCAGGGCACTGGGCATGATAAGTCAGAGTTGGGTATCTATTAAAGTTGCTGAATTTTTTtgaaccatttcccacccccaccccccgaaatAGCCTTTCAATACCAGTGTtgatattttcaataaaaatattaatatttttgaaaaaaatggaaaaagattgTTCTGTTTCAAAGTCtgtaaaattttgacttttttggtgATAAAATAAAACTGATCAAGCTCTAAAGAGCTACAGTATAAGCGAGAAGCAGTAAAGAGAACAAGGTCCAGGCTTACTACTGCAAGGTCCATATCTAGGCCTCTTTTCAGAAAGTCCAGCTCTGAGAAAGTAGTACCCTGCTTGAAATTAGAGCCGGTGTCATTTAATGCTCGATGTACAAGACTGGGAAGCACCAATCTGGCTCCTACGTCTGACCTCTAGCCTTAGCTCTGACACTTCTCTCTGAGGCTTATTAATGTCCCAGCCTCACCTTCCACATCTAGAGAATAGGGACAGTAATTCACATCTACCTCATAGGCCTGTTGTGAGAATtagagaatgtttaaaaaaatgcttagaaCTTCAAGAGCACTATCCAGGTGTTGAATATTGTATCTCCATCAAGGAGGTTTTAGGTCACTCCGTGGTTCCTGCTGCTAGACTCAACATTATTTGGCCAGTTCCCCCTACAGGACTTAACACACAGGCATGTAATATCCGTTTCTATGCTCAGCTCACTTTGCAAAGCACTATTTACAGACCTTCCTTGGTCTGTTAGAATCTGCATTAGTAGTGGTAGTCTGAGAGAGTTTTTTGCCCTTATAAGCCAGGGAAGGCAAAATCATTTTATTATGGATTTTATCCTTATTTTTAATAATTCAAAATACTTGTATAAGCACCTTTGGCtgtaatgaaatttaaaaataaacataaaaatcaAGGAATGCATTTGACTTTTCACACCTATATAAAGCTGATGACTCAACAATTGTTATAGATAGCTCTTAGACAGCactttatgggccagatcctcagctggtgtgcaTTGGCATAGTTCCACTGCCTTCCATGGATGTACATTAACCaaaaaccagctgaggatctggccatgtATTTCAAAGATCTGAACTAACACAAACTAATTAATCTCCACAAGATCCAAGTGTTGCTATGTATTATCAGCTCCAGTCAGGGATGGGAAAATGAAAGAGTGAGAGAAGTTAAACCTCATGCCCAAGGCAAACCAGACCACTAACAAGATTACAGGTTAGGAGACCTGGCTCGTAGTCCTCTGAGCAGTCCATGTTATATATAGTAGGAGGTATCCATATCCACTAAACCATCATGTAAGTGTTGTCCACTTAGAGAATAGGCAAGCAATATAATATGAATGAATGAATTAGTGCCGTGTTATTTTGTTGGAGAGCTTTTCTTCCCTGCTAGTGTCCACTAGAAGAAGTTACTGTAACAGAATACACTCGCCTGCTAATAGGAAGTCACAGAGAGGTTATTTCCTGTCACTGGCCTTTCCTTCTAGACTCAAATGAAAAAGCTATGAAATGCTGCCAGCTACTTGTTTTGGTGTCCTTATAAATTACGCATCTGTTTAAGTAAAGCTTTGATGTTGACTACAGTACTTGAGCTTACTGTACATAATTCTATGATTATGCTTTTACATTTTATACCAGGAGTCACTGTTAAAGAACTACAGTAAGTGCCtgctagtttttgttttttgggtttaaATCAGATGTTTTCAACTAGGGGAGGGCAAAAAGCATGTAAGCCCCACCTTAAATGCCATTTTAGCTTTCATCATAGAAATAATTATaatgatctaagttatgcaataTTTTACATGACAGAAATTAAGTCCTGCACTAACACTTCATGTTTTATGTTTCAACACAGATGCAGTTTTGTTGTGGAATAATTAACCCTGTAATTAGCTTTCTATAATGGGGACCCTGACACACACTTAATTATAGCATCACTAAGGAGCAATGAAGTCAAGTATGATATTCCTAGATACACCCTATCTACCCTCTCATTGGCTGGAAAGCTGTTGGGCCTGATTGTGAAGTGCTCTAGTCAGAGGTCTTTCAAATATCAAAGCAGATAAATAGCAGGTCCTTCTACTCAGTCAGCAATGGACTGCTGCCTATTTGAACTTCAGAAATACAAACTGAAACTGCTTCAAAGTCCCTTTGGCACACAAGCAAACTATTACAGCAAAGATTCTTTCTTGCTCTCGATTTTATCTCCAAGAAACTCTGCTTTGGAAACACGTTCCTGTGGACTATTTTTTGGTGCACGTGTCTCAAAAAGAATATGGATTGTTTGGCATTGCAAATCACAGGCCTAATACTTGGAGGCATCGGCATGATTGGGACTTTTGCAATCACTGCCATGCCTCAGTGGAGAGTGTCTGCTTTCATTGAAGGTAATATTGTGGTGTTTGAGAACATTTGGGAAGGACTATGGATGAATTGCATCTATCAAGTCAACATCAAGATGCAGTGTAAATTCTATGACACCGTACTGGCACTCCCACCTATTTTAGAAGTATCCAGAGGATTGATGtgttttgctgtgatgctgtccGTTATTGCCTTTCTGACAGCAATTATTGGCATGAAGTgcactgtgtgtgttggggataaCAAACAAGTAAGGAGTAACATTCTGCTGGCAGCTGGGATCATTTTTATCCTAACTGGGATTCTAATTTTGATACCTGTATCTTGGACTGCCAGCAACATCACTGGAGACTTCTATAATCCAGCAGTTCATGCAGGATTGAAACGAGACCTGGGAGCTGCCCTCTACTTAGGGTGGGTGAGCTCAGCATTTCTCATGATTGGAGGAGCAATATTTTGTAGCTTTTATAGCTGTGCTGACAAACCCAGAACATGGAGGTATTCATCACGTTCCTGCCATAGACCGCACAAGTTTGAGGATGTGGAAATGAAATCGACAACCAGACATGCTTATGTCTAGCTGTTTTGTGATCTTTCTGTTTAGCAATTTGATTTGTACTGATGGACATTAATGCCTACTTTGAATTGTAAGTGGCTAAAGTAGGAACAGTTTGGTTCATTTGTAATTCactattatctatctatctatcattattattattgttattttttatctTTGGGCTTGGAAGGACTAGATTTTTGTCAGTACATGTCAGTAAATGTCTATTTCACCACACATACAAACCGATGAAAGGAATATTTCCATCGGTAATaatcaaaatttgcagataggcaaagaaagaaatatGCCACCTGAgaatttattagagtttgattttaaGATATTTGCTTTGTATGTTTTGACATAtgacattgacaatttgtgttttaatggttatacaAAAAAAATGTGAACCCTGATGTTTACTGTCCTTAATGATTATTGTCTGACTCACTCTATTGTCCAACACCATCTTTTGTGCCTCCGGGCATGGCTGCGGACAGTCTATGTTCTGAGCAGAGATGTTTTGAACAAGCAAATCTTAGTCCCTCACAACATTCTAGCATTGTTTATCTGGTGGGAAACCAAAGACACTTTATGCGTAAGGGTCCCCTTTGATTCTCCATCTACCACAAAGTCACTCATTATGGATGCCTCTCTACTGGGCTGGGGAGTGCACCTGGACAGTCATGAGGCTCAGGGCTCTTGGATTCTGCTGGAGTCCAAACTGTGCACCAGTCTCCTCAAACTTTATGCAGTGCCAAAAGCCCGCAAAAGATTTTTACCTTTCATCCATACCATGCATGTCAGAGTTATGACTATGGGGTGTACAGCATAACCAGGGAAGAGCAAGTCCACCTCACTTTGCATGGAGGTGATTaaactctggaattggtgcatcGGACATCAGATCACCCTGTTGGCTGTGCATCATCTGGGAGTAATTAACACATCTGCAGACTGCCTCAGCAAGAGTTTCCACAAGAATAATGAATGGGAGCACCAATTCTCAGTGGTAAAGGATGTTTTGCTCTGTTCAAAGATTTGCCTTGACTGGATGGATAGTAACTGCAGCATGAGGCCTAGAGTGTGGGGTAGGGGAAATGGATGATTCCTGGGGTTCTGGCATGAATTATGGATGACCTTTCTAAAATACTTGCTTTTCACACACCAGCTAAAGACAACTGCAAAAATCAATCCAATTCACACAATAGATGTACGTTCAGTTTAGTAAGAAATGGCCTCACGTAAGGCAGCACTACAAAGTAATCACATTTTCAGGAATACATTTTGAGGAATTAAGAAATCTAGGGGCAAATGATACTCTCTTACTCCAGCTCTCAGAGACATAGAGACCCATGGTTATATGCTACAGGGAAAAGGACAGAACACCAGCAACACCTGAATAAAAGCACAGATGACTCAACTTTTCTGAAAAAGAAGAACACAGAACAAGCATCAAATGTAGATGTGTCAAGGTCTTAAAAatataagaatggacatactaggtcagaccagtgatccatctagctcattatcctgtcttccgacagtggtcaatgccaggtgcttcagagggaatgaacagaacaggcaattatcaaGTAATCCAGGCTATGTTGTccactcctagcttctggcaatcagacaGTAGGAACACTCATAACACatggttacatccctgaccatcttggcaaatagccactgatggatctatcctccatgaatttatctaatccttttttcaaccccattatagttttggccttcagatcccctggcaatgagttttaCAGGTTGACTGTACAAGACTTAGTATGATTCCTAAAAAACAGGTATGGTCCCTCATGAACATTAAAGAGGAATTGTGCTTTGACTATGTCAGTGAATAAACAGAACCGGCCACATGGATGTATTTGCTTTTAAGATACTACATTCacaatcctcttctccctcccaccctgcaaCTGTTGTGACCTTATGACCAACTGTATGTTTTATTACTAGGTTTTTTAATGTCAGTATTTAATACTGAGTTTAATAACTTGATGTGACcatccatttaaatatttttgagattACAGGAAGAAATAGCTTTGGAAATGACAGTTAACAGCTAAGaaatttgtatatatttaaaataaaaataagtatatTTTGCTCTTTCCTTtactcttgctttttttttaatatattaaagtgaataaatatttttctttatagcCAGTGAAAGGGTGCTTTAATCTCCTCAACACCAGTGCTCTCCTACTTCAGTATTGTTTTATGCATTAGGTCTTAGGATTTTCTATATAATAAACACAGGTGGTCTGATTCCTTGGGACATAAAACACTCAAAACTGATTTACTGACAACTTCCAAGACTTGTTTGTAAGAAGCTGCCTGGAACATGACTAAATTTCAAAAGCTGAttctgaaatatatatttatcttAAGGATGGAAGAAAATCTGGAGAAAATAAGGCAGTTATTAAGATATAACCAAGAGAGCCAATTTATGGAAAAATTTATGACTTAGCAAAATATTTGTTCATCATGAAAAGAAGGATTAGTCAGGATTTAAGTCAAATGAGTGCATACTTTCTTTGATATTCTAATGATATGCACAAACAAAGAATTGTTTTGGAAGGTAACAAAATGTGtaacaactcccattaaagtcaatggaaagactctcaaagacttcagtgggagttggtttAAATTTAATAATGATGCAGTCCAAGAGCAGAGGGACATTTCTTTtatccccctccttttttcctgACACACAGAAACACCTCAGTTTATACACACAATGGAGTTTGTTTACTGACTTGGGGCTGGATAGTCTCAGTCCAAGTTCTAGTATAAGTTGATATTATACGACTACTTTAATAAATGCTTGTTgagtaaaaacaaataaacactCTTTTAGGAAGAACATGCTTAGATAAAAAGTCAGGTGAGGTCAGCACATGAGCTTTCAAGGAGCTGAGTTTTTACTGCATTCAGCACACTAAATCATGTAAaatatgttttttccccccagccaCACTTTCCCTTCCCCCgtctctgcctcctctcaattCAAGTAGATCCAAATTCTTTACCAATATtaattcttcccttcctccacaaATCCTGCtgattttcccttcctccagcagATCATCTTGCTCATGGTGCAGATTCAGCAAGTCATGTAGTTCTCCATTCCCTTACCCTAACCTACATTTTCCCCTCTCTCACTCTTGATCTCTCCCTGATCCACAAGCCCATGTTTTTGCTTGCAGTCCCTTCTTGATGGATCAGTTCCCCCGTGTTTCTCCAGGCAAGACATTCTTGCAGGGCATCTCTCATTCAGAGATCCCTTTGAATTCACAGCATACCTCTGACCTAAAGGAACCTGATGACGCAAAAGGTCTGAATTTCACAGCTGGACTGGATCCAGACCAGCAGGCACCTCCAGACCTGCTGAGAGAATGATATCTTGCAACTGGAACATCAGTAAAGGTAGAAAAAAACTACTGGGCTTCAgaggagaaattaaaacaaagaggaaacatttatttttcgTATAATCATCCAGCTGATTGTGAGGGACTCAGCTGATTGTACTAAGAAGATAGAGTGCTAATGGGCTAATTCAAATATTTCCCCCCAATATTTACAGTCCTTAAAAATAGTGGGTTTAGTTCAAAGAAAAGGTGAGATTTTTCCTAGTTCTTATTTTACCACATTTGCCCATCACCTATAACAggcttcttgctctcttttgttcAGTCATATGAATAATGAAAAATTATTATTCAGGATGCATGAGCGGTGGAAAAGTAAACTTCCACCTATGTTTATTTTTCTCGCTTCTTAATGGGTTCAGATAATAAGACTGCAAACCGAACAAGTCCTGCTAATATGACAAGTTTTAAGGAGAAGTGCCCTTTTGATCAAGGATATTTTACTCACTCTAATACTGGAGGGCACAATTCTCACATTATAGTAAATGCTGCTGTGATGGGGTAGCAAAATTACAAAAACTAGATTCAGTTGATGTGCTTTGATAAGGTAACTGACAAAATAATCCCAAAACATTTGAATCTGCAGTAATTAATCATAAAATATACATGCTATGACTATTTGGACAGTATCTGAATAAGCAATATCTATGTGAAAGCCACCATTGAATGATTTTATCAAACCGGTCCCTCCAGCATTCCCTTTTTAAACATCTAATTTTATCTAAAAAAGTCTATTTCAATTTTATTGACAAATCTGACATCATCCCttggtgccaaaaaaaaaaaaagtggctgggGAGgcatgcagcattttaaaaatagaaactgcAAAAACGTCAGGTGGGTATTACTCCCTGTGTTAGTCTAATTGAAAGATACATTAAGCTTTCTAAATCTGTGTTGCCCGTTTTTGACATGTCTCCTTAATTTGTAGGCTTTGTCTTGGAGTTTTGTGAAGTTGTCCCTGATTACCATATGACTAAGATGATGGGTAAATTAGCATTTCAGTTTCTATCGAATGGATGAGTGACTGACAGGCTGATAAGCAATGTTTATTCATTAAAAGATTCACACTATAGTGCCAGATGGTGCTGGGATACAAAAAAATACTCTAGACcccaaacaaacattttcttgCATACTGTCACATATATCCTGAAATTAACATAAACTGGCAGCAAAAGCTTCATGTGTGAAGGAAAAATTCTATTATtaactaaaatatatatttttaatagtcCCAGACTTTGTTGGCTAAATTGGTTTCTGGTCTCTAAAGGCTTAGTCTGCCACCCTTCCTCACACTACACAGTGCTAGACTTACAAGGCTGTAAATGCACACAGCTCCGAGGAACTCTGCAGGGAGCAGTTCTATAAGTTACTAGCTCCTGAAGGGGAATCgtagaaactgcaagagagacagATGTTGGTGCTAAAGCCGTCTCTGAAGCCATCAGGATAAAGGAAGCATTATGATGGCTGCCTATGCAAAGGCCCagttagattttcttttcttccccttgcCTGAATTAGCTTCCGAGCATTGTGACaagatgcaggttctggggtgtaCACAGACTGCCAGTATTgcctccaaaattgctttgctgcTGACCCCAAGGGAATCCCAaacttaaagccaggaaagtggAGGGCTAGCTCATACTGGAGGCACAACAGTGATTCTGGAAGGGAGGTGGGTGTTAAAGCTGTCTTGAACTCTTTTAGTGCATTTCCAGTCTATTATGCAGGATGGGTCTGATCAAACAGTCTTTTGCCAGAATCGAAAATGGCCAACAGTTACCTCCCCATTTCCGGCTCTCCGCAGTGTGGAGGTAGACAGAATCACATGAGATGTTCCCCTGCACAATTCCACATTTGTACATgtctataacacacacacacacacacacacacacagagttctatTTGTATTTGCAAACAACTACCCACTGcgtgggcacacacacacacatgcttttgTATGGCTATCTCTGGGCCTATTTTGGAACATGGCTTCCTTTCACATACACTTATTCTCATGCCCCTTTCTTATCCCGATACTATGCCCCCTTACACAAAATGTTACTTCACCATGTGACATCATCACCTATGACAAACATACAGCTTCTAGAATTAGTGAGCTCCCGTTGCTGCTTTGATCTAATTTAACAAGCATAGGACACACCATAATACAGGCACAAAGATGAGAGTGAGAGGGAAGCAGTGAAGTATTGTcattggaggtatttaagagttgATCAGCTAAAACACTAGTATGAGTAAATATTAGCCATACCTCCCTCATAGGCTATTGCAATCCAGTGAAGAATTTTGCCAAAACTAATCTGCTATTACAGTGAACTTCCTCCAAGCACAGAAGTGCTTGTGTCATTTCCCCATTCTTTCCCAGTGCCAGCATCAACTATCCCCCGTATGTGTTGCATATCAGAAAAATCCAGTTGATGTCTTAGTgttgaaaaaaaaccacaacacaacAGAGTAATTATATGTTAAGCTTTTCTTGACAATGCTGTGCCTATGGCAAATCATCAGAGGAAGGACAAACATTTCTGAGCAATGCACTGTGCATAATACTATAAACCAGAGAGTCCTGTAACATTGGGATGGTGTTCCTAAAGATTCCATGGAATGTGTTGTGAAATGGTATGAAAAACCTCCCTATGAATTTGATACTGAATGAAACGTATTAAATATAGTGCAAAAGACATATGGATTTGAAGGTAATAGTTGTGGATGGTATACTCCCCTTGTGATGGGAATGAGGGTCAGATCTAGAGGTCACCGAAGTCAGCGGAAAGACTcccaaagcctgttgaaatcaatggatcaggccctc contains:
- the LOC115646490 gene encoding claudin-8-like, producing the protein MDCLALQITGLILGGIGMIGTFAITAMPQWRVSAFIEGNIVVFENIWEGLWMNCIYQVNIKMQCKFYDTVLALPPILEVSRGLMCFAVMLSVIAFLTAIIGMKCTVCVGDNKQVRSNILLAAGIIFILTGILILIPVSWTASNITGDFYNPAVHAGLKRDLGAALYLGWVSSAFLMIGGAIFCSFYSCADKPRTWRYSSRSCHRPHKFEDVEMKSTTRHAYV